The proteins below are encoded in one region of Podarcis raffonei isolate rPodRaf1 chromosome 6, rPodRaf1.pri, whole genome shotgun sequence:
- the NCOA5 gene encoding nuclear receptor coactivator 5 gives MNKAPSRSSPARREALPYGERDGRRDRSPNRHSLPREAQESQNGRDSRDARVRDVRGSGREPRDFRDPRDLRDPRDTREPLYERYGEPPYRREEGYDRYARPDDYYRRKDDQYYDRYRDQLDRPTLSTEERMKREERRREELYRQFFEDIKRRIDSERPVDCSVIVVNKQTKEYAESVGRKVRDLGMMVDLIFLNSEMSLQQALDDVSRGGSAFAIVITQQHQIHHSCTVNIMFGTPQEHRNMPQADAMVLVARNYERYKTEIREKEREVIARQAAKMADETILQERERPQQGEEGLRGGHPPGIQTLLNLLCDNRYLTSEETDKIINYLRERKERQLRATTDSHPASHTRQPLGASSGSSLGTSASLSSTQSSQAHSSAPSAPVASTPQQELQAKILSLFNSGAAMATANSGSATGTSQNTGFPAGPSAQNRPSTTGSGLGQPQQRAPAQGPQFSSHGGPTRGAGPRAAAPQASQPLYQNRPPAPSNASASRPAPSSGINFDNPSVQKALDTLIQSGPALTHLVNQTVGQARPPPSSQQQLGSYHRHY, from the exons ATGAATAAGGCTCCTTCAAGGTCCAGCCCAGCACGAAG AGAGGCCTTGCCCTACGGAGAGAGAGATGGGCGACGTGACCGCTCTCCAAACCGCCACAGCCTTCCGAGAGAAGCTCAAGAGAGCCAGAATGGCCGAGATTCCCGGGATGCGCGGGTGAGAGATGTGCGCGGCAGCGGCAGAGAGCCGAGAGACTTCCGGGACCCCAGAGACCTGAGGGATCCCCGGGACACCCGAGAGCCGCTCTACGAACGGTACGGGGAGCCTCCCTACAG GCGAGAGGAGGGCTATGACCGCTATGCGCGCCCAGACGACTATTACCGGAGGAAGGATGACCAGTACTACGACCGCTACCGAGACCAGTTGGACAGACCCACCTTGAGCACTGAAG AGCGCATGAAGCGGGAGGAGCGGCGGCGGGAAGAGCTGTATCGCCAGTTCTTTGAGGACATCAAGCGGCGCATTGATTCGGAGCGGCCGGTGGACTGCTCAGTGATTGTGGTCAACAAGCAGACCAA GGAGTACGCGGAGTCCGTGGGGCGCAAGGTGCGCGATCTTGGCATGATGGTGGACCTGATCTTCCTCAACTCGGAGATGTCTTTGCAGCAAGCCCTGGACGACGTGAGCAGAGGGGGCTCTGCCTTTGCCATTGTCATCACCCAGCAGCACCAGATTCACCACTCCTGCACCGTCAACATCATGTTTGGCACCCCGCAAG AGCACAGGAACATGCCGCAGGCGGACGCCATGGTGCTGGTGGCGAGGAACTACGAGCGCTACAAGACGGAGATCCGGGAGAAGGAGCGTGAGGTGATCGCCAGGCAGGCCGCCAAGATGGCCGACGAAACCATTCTGCAGGAGCGGGAACGCCCCCAGCAGGgggaagaggggctccgcggggGCCACCCCCCGGGCATCCAGACGCTCCTGAACTTGCTGTGCGACAACCGCTACCTGACCTCCGAGGAGACGGACAAAATCATCAACTACCTGAGGGAGCGCAAGGAGCGGCAGCTGAGAGCCACCACGGACTCCCATCCAG CTTCGCACACCCGGCAGCCCCTCGGAGCCTCTTCCGGGTCCTCTCTGGGCACCTCGGCCAGCCTGAGCAGCACCCAAAGCTCGCAGGCCCACTCCTCGGCCCCCTCGGCCCCCGTGGCCTCGACCCCCCAGCAGGAGCTGCAGGCCAAGATCCTTAGCCTTTTCAACAGCGGGGCAGCCATGGCCACGGCCAACAGTGGCTCGGCCACGGGAACCTCCCAGAACACCGGCTTCCCCGCGGGGCCCAGCGCGCAGAACCGGCCCAGCACCACCGGCAGCGGATTGGGCCAGCCTCAGCAGCGGGCCCCGGCCCAGGGCCCTCAGTTTTCCAGCCACGGGGGTCCCACCAGGGGAGCAGGCCCTCGGGCCGCAGCTCCCCAGGCCTCGCAGCCGCTCTACCAGAACCGCCCGCCGGCCCCCAGCAACGCTTCCGCCTCCAGGCCGGCGCCGTCTTCCGGGATCAACTTTGACAACCCCAGCGTGCAGAAGGCCCTGGACACGCTGATCCAGAGCGGGCCGGCCCTCACGCACCTGGTGAACCAGACTGTGGGGCAGGCGCggccccccccctcctcccagcaGCAGCTGGGCTCCTACCATAGGCATTACTGA